In Exiguobacterium sibiricum 7-3, a genomic segment contains:
- a CDS encoding dihydrodipicolinate synthase family protein: MSTAFFRDEALNVNGTIEHIRYLFDQGEKSILVCGSTGEQHSLELKEKLFLLEALMIAHEHMIEHNKIGKS; the protein is encoded by the coding sequence GTGTCAACTGCATTTTTCCGAGATGAAGCCCTGAATGTAAACGGAACAATTGAACATATTCGATATTTATTCGACCAAGGAGAAAAGTCTATACTTGTGTGCGGATCGACTGGAGAGCAACATAGCCTGGAACTGAAAGAAAAATTATTTTTACTAGAGGCATTAATGATTGCTCACGAGCACATGATCGAACATAACAAAATCGGTAAGAGTTGA
- a CDS encoding VOC family protein, translating to MFQTIQSVVYIALVVDDYDEAINFYTKKLDFTLLEDSYQEEQDKRWVVVAPPGTLGTAILLAKASKTEQLPFVGNQTGGRVFLFLGTDDFWRDYNKMIEKGIKFEREPKEQPYGIVAVFKDLYGNLWDLIQFKADHPMFKRIN from the coding sequence GTGTTTCAAACGATACAGTCTGTTGTATATATTGCATTGGTTGTTGATGACTATGATGAAGCCATTAATTTTTATACGAAAAAGTTAGATTTCACATTACTTGAAGATTCCTATCAAGAAGAACAGGATAAACGCTGGGTTGTAGTTGCTCCTCCAGGAACACTTGGAACTGCAATACTACTTGCAAAAGCTTCGAAAACAGAACAGCTTCCGTTCGTAGGTAATCAAACCGGCGGCCGAGTTTTCCTATTCCTTGGAACAGATGATTTTTGGAGAGATTACAACAAAATGATTGAAAAAGGAATTAAATTCGAAAGAGAACCTAAAGAGCAGCCTTACGGAATTGTAGCTGTATTTAAAGACTTGTACGGAAACCTGTGGGACTTGATTCAATTCAAAGCAGACCATCCAATGTTCAAACGAATAAATTGA
- a CDS encoding dihydrodipicolinate synthase family protein: MLKEAFHIAVPTAFFPDETLNVDGTIEHIRYLVDQGEKSILVCGSTGEQHSLELKEKLVLLEALMNEAYLLNDEIEVLFGVSAIRQKEAVDLAHAIKETRIAGILLGYSPYLLPSQTEALRYSETIIQASQKDTILYNNPGRTGFDLSIESIIQLSAQDKVIGIKEAGNKNKVERLQEHISDFYYYAGGEVDLKDKIALGFNRLSSISGNVYPKEIRKWFFSLIEDTPLAESEQKEVTALINTVFAGSPIVHLKREINAKGIAMGICRSPLGNC, translated from the coding sequence ATGTTGAAAGAAGCATTTCACATTGCTGTGCCAACTGCATTTTTTCCAGATGAAACTTTGAATGTCGACGGAACAATTGAACATATTCGATATTTGGTCGACCAAGGAGAAAAGTCGATTCTTGTGTGCGGATCGACTGGAGAGCAACATAGCCTGGAACTGAAAGAAAAATTAGTTTTACTCGAGGCGTTGATGAATGAAGCATATTTACTTAATGACGAGATAGAGGTTTTATTTGGAGTATCCGCGATTAGACAAAAAGAAGCCGTTGACTTAGCTCACGCCATAAAAGAGACTCGAATTGCGGGAATATTGCTAGGATATAGTCCATATCTCCTGCCATCACAAACAGAAGCTCTACGGTACTCTGAAACAATCATTCAAGCTAGTCAAAAAGATACCATTCTCTACAATAACCCCGGTCGGACAGGATTTGATTTATCCATTGAAAGTATCATTCAATTAAGTGCTCAAGACAAAGTCATCGGAATAAAAGAAGCCGGTAATAAGAATAAAGTAGAACGATTACAAGAACACATCAGTGACTTTTATTATTATGCGGGGGGAGAAGTGGATTTGAAAGATAAAATCGCTTTAGGGTTCAATCGATTATCTTCCATATCAGGTAATGTATATCCGAAGGAAATAAGAAAATGGTTTTTTTCTTTGATCGAAGATACGCCACTTGCAGAGAGCGAGCAAAAAGAGGTCACCGCCTTGATCAACACAGTGTTTGCCGGTTCTCCTATCGTTCATCTTAAACGAGAGATCAATGCAAAAGGAATTGCGATGGGAATTTGTCGAAGCCCTTTAGGAAATTGTTAA
- a CDS encoding Lrp/AsnC family transcriptional regulator: MLDRTDYRILEELNRNSRMTMRELGERVHLTGQAVATRVKKLEESDVIRNYSITVDEEKIGNTVHAMVNIFMISSFHDPYLLFLEEHRKYVRRNYKLSGESCYLLECRFPSNGELNAFLKGLSKYVNYKLSIVIEP, translated from the coding sequence ATGCTTGATCGAACAGATTATAGAATTCTGGAAGAACTAAACCGAAATAGTCGGATGACGATGCGGGAACTCGGAGAACGTGTACATTTGACTGGACAAGCGGTAGCAACTCGGGTGAAGAAACTTGAGGAATCTGACGTCATCCGGAACTATTCCATCACGGTGGATGAAGAGAAGATAGGAAACACCGTTCATGCGATGGTGAACATCTTTATGATTTCCTCGTTCCATGATCCCTATTTATTGTTCTTAGAAGAACATCGTAAATATGTCAGGCGAAATTATAAGCTGAGTGGTGAATCATGTTACCTATTGGAGTGCAGATTTCCATCGAATGGTGAACTGAACGCCTTTTTGAAAGGGTTAAGTAAGTATGTGAACTACAAACTCTCAATCGTCATCGAACCATGA
- a CDS encoding MBL fold metallo-hydrolase, whose product MNIQLIRNATIRLEYAGLTLLVDPFLADQGAYPAFPNSVRQDQKNPLVDLPLTVEEIIDGVDAVILTHLHLDHYDEVAKQHLPKDVKVFVQNTEDQALIENDGFTNVELLTDESTFKEVELIKVKGEHGRGEILKLTGEVCGVILKHDTEQTLYIAGDTVWYEEVAKNIKSHAPSVIVVNAGDNQFHAGGSLVMGKEDVHAVHQSAPDASIIAVHMEAVNHWTLSREDLRRFAASKHFSSKLVVPEDGQIINTL is encoded by the coding sequence ATGAATATTCAACTTATCCGAAATGCGACAATCCGACTGGAGTACGCGGGACTTACTCTCTTAGTTGATCCATTTTTGGCAGATCAAGGTGCGTACCCTGCATTTCCGAACTCAGTCCGACAAGACCAAAAAAATCCTTTGGTAGACTTACCTCTGACGGTAGAAGAAATTATCGATGGCGTGGATGCGGTGATTCTGACCCACCTCCATCTTGATCATTACGATGAAGTCGCCAAACAACATCTGCCGAAGGATGTGAAAGTATTCGTTCAAAATACCGAAGATCAAGCTCTGATCGAAAATGATGGATTCACCAACGTCGAACTATTGACGGATGAATCTACATTTAAAGAAGTAGAACTCATTAAAGTAAAGGGGGAACATGGACGAGGCGAGATTCTGAAACTGACAGGTGAAGTATGCGGAGTCATTCTCAAACATGATACAGAACAAACACTATATATTGCAGGCGATACTGTTTGGTATGAGGAGGTTGCAAAAAATATTAAGTCACACGCCCCTTCCGTCATCGTCGTGAACGCCGGCGACAATCAATTCCATGCAGGCGGCTCTCTTGTGATGGGGAAAGAAGACGTACATGCTGTTCATCAATCAGCACCAGATGCCTCCATCATCGCCGTCCATATGGAAGCCGTCAATCATTGGACTTTATCAAGAGAAGACTTACGCAGATTTGCGGCGTCGAAGCATTTTTCTAGTAAACTCGTCGTTCCTGAAGACGGTCAAATCATTAATACTCTATAA
- a CDS encoding PhzF family phenazine biosynthesis protein gives MKQEVFTVRSFAKDTIGGNEAGVVLNANHLNEEQMKKIALLLGYSETAFVSESDIADFKVRFFTPEYEVDLCGHATLAVFHILFSEKIISTGTFSQETQAGVLEVEVKQDGTIMMNQNRPQFLDILQKDEIARSLNIDPTEILSDLPIQIVSTGLRDIIIPIKNLKTLQRIKPNFSEITAVSKKYDTIGYHLFSFDTLGNANAHTRNFAPLYGIPEESATGTSNGALSCYLFNYKKLEKKSVENIVIEQGYTMKKPSEIFIGLLCDETGITRVTVGGRAVLIEKRVLDV, from the coding sequence ATGAAACAAGAGGTGTTTACAGTCCGATCTTTCGCAAAAGATACTATTGGAGGGAATGAAGCAGGAGTAGTCTTAAATGCAAATCATTTGAACGAAGAACAGATGAAAAAAATTGCACTGCTTTTGGGTTACAGTGAAACAGCTTTTGTGAGCGAATCGGATATTGCAGATTTCAAAGTCCGCTTCTTTACTCCCGAATATGAAGTAGATCTTTGTGGCCATGCGACGCTCGCTGTTTTCCATATTTTATTCAGTGAAAAAATCATAAGTACAGGCACTTTTTCACAAGAAACCCAAGCTGGAGTGTTAGAGGTTGAAGTAAAGCAGGACGGGACCATCATGATGAATCAAAACCGGCCACAATTCTTGGATATATTACAGAAGGACGAAATAGCACGGTCATTAAACATTGATCCCACTGAAATATTAAGTGATTTGCCCATTCAGATCGTTTCTACAGGTCTAAGAGATATCATCATCCCGATTAAAAACCTTAAAACACTTCAGCGAATAAAACCAAACTTTTCCGAGATTACAGCTGTCAGTAAAAAATATGACACTATAGGGTATCATCTATTTTCATTCGATACCTTGGGTAACGCAAATGCACATACAAGAAATTTCGCGCCTTTATACGGTATCCCAGAAGAGTCTGCTACAGGAACATCCAATGGTGCTTTAAGTTGTTACTTATTCAACTATAAAAAACTGGAGAAGAAATCCGTAGAAAACATTGTGATTGAACAAGGTTATACAATGAAGAAACCTTCAGAAATTTTTATTGGATTGCTATGCGATGAAACCGGAATTACACGTGTAACCGTTGGTGGTAGAGCTGTCTTAATCGAAAAAAGAGTTTTGGATGTTTGA
- a CDS encoding LysR family transcriptional regulator has protein sequence MIDFEWYRSFIHVYQQRSVSAAARIRFLTQPAVSQHIAALEAELQNSLFIRAPRQMVPTDAGKELYTQVVGLIDRLEELSLEMKYVAGEQVRPLLKFGGPTEFITHEVIPVLPLDLAQYIGDFGLTDQLLKRLAIGELDFVISTKRIEEPGIQYVPIADETFFLVAPYAWEQPDDDLKGWMDRQPWISYGLELPIIRRYYQTQFGERPDIRPEMVLPNVDAILKAVASSHGVSVLPDYLIRQALKDETIQVIAPERFATNHIYMAYRTESRHDPLMLDILAALQHKK, from the coding sequence ATGATAGATTTTGAATGGTACCGGAGCTTCATCCATGTGTACCAACAACGTTCGGTCTCAGCGGCCGCACGGATCCGGTTTTTGACGCAACCCGCCGTTAGCCAGCATATCGCGGCGCTTGAAGCCGAACTGCAGAACTCACTGTTTATCCGGGCTCCACGTCAGATGGTTCCGACGGATGCCGGCAAGGAGCTGTATACGCAAGTCGTCGGTTTGATTGACCGCTTGGAAGAACTGTCGCTCGAAATGAAATATGTCGCAGGTGAACAGGTGCGACCGCTGTTGAAGTTCGGTGGACCGACTGAATTCATCACCCACGAAGTGATTCCGGTCCTGCCGCTTGATCTCGCCCAGTACATCGGCGATTTCGGCTTGACCGACCAATTGCTGAAGCGGCTCGCCATAGGTGAACTCGATTTTGTCATCTCGACGAAACGGATCGAGGAACCGGGTATTCAGTATGTCCCGATTGCCGACGAAACCTTTTTCCTTGTCGCCCCTTACGCCTGGGAGCAACCGGACGATGATTTGAAGGGCTGGATGGATCGTCAGCCGTGGATCAGTTACGGACTCGAACTGCCGATCATCCGGCGGTATTACCAGACACAGTTTGGGGAACGGCCGGACATTCGACCGGAGATGGTTTTGCCGAACGTCGATGCCATATTAAAAGCCGTCGCTTCTTCGCATGGTGTCAGTGTGTTGCCGGATTATTTGATTCGTCAAGCGCTCAAAGACGAAACGATTCAAGTCATCGCACCGGAGCGTTTTGCGACGAACCATATCTACATGGCGTACCGGACCGAATCGCGGCATGATCCGTTGATGCTCGATATTTTAGCTGCCTTGCAACACAAAAAGTAG